Below is a window of Hydrogenimonas sp. SS33 DNA.
TGCCCTGCAGGAAGTTGCGGATGGCGTCGATATCGAGGTCTTTGGGTTTGCGCGCCAGCAGATCCTCGATGGCGATATCCTTGAGCGGTTCGTGCCGGTCGGAAATAAGGGAGACCATTTTGAGATCTTTGATGCCCGCTTTCCCCAGCCGCTCGACAAGGCGGTTGAGCTCTTCGGGAGGGAATGTTGCGGCGACAAGTGCCGCTTCGATTCCCTCTTTTTCGGTCAGCGACTCTATCTCTTCCAGGGGATGGATCCTGACATTCTCGACGTAGGTTCCCCACTGATTGGGGTCCGCATCCACGACAGCAACCGGAAAATAGGGAATATCGCCGCTTGAAGCGCTCTTGATCATTCGAACCGCTTTGGGCGTGGCACCGACGATCAGCGTCTTTCTGTAGCCGGGAATGCCGGCAGATTCGAGATAGAGGCGTTTGGAAATCCGCAGGGTGCCGGTAAAGAGCAACGAGAGCACGAAATCGATGACAATGGCGCTGCGCGGCATCGGATTGAACCATGACGAAAAGAGAAGAAAGAGAAAGGCGAAGAGGCCATAGGCTGCAAGATGGGCCAGAAGCAGACGCTTGGCATCTTTCAGACCGAAAAAACGCCACGAAACGAAATAGATTTTGAAAAAGGAGAATGCCCCGATCTTGCAGAGCATCAACACGCCGTAAATGCGCCAGAAATGGTCAAGAAAATGTGAAGGAATGGCAAAGTTGAAACGCAAGGCATAGGCAAGATAGAGGGAGAGGACACCCAAAAGCAGGTCGCCCACAAGAAAAAAGGCGATCCGCCGCCGGAATGTGGGACGGATCAGCATACCGCATCCTTAATCACGGAAACGACCCGCTCCACATCCTCCCGCTCCATGGCGGTACCGCTGGGCAGACAGAGGCCCCGGGCGAAGAGCTTCTCGCTCATTTCGCCGCCGTAACGGCGGGCATTGCCGAAAAGAGGCTGCAGGTGCATCGGTTTCCAGAGAGGGCGGGATTCGATCGCCTCTTCCTCCAGGGCCGCCATCACCTTCATCGGATCGGTACGTTCGAAGGTGAGGGTCGTCAGCCAGCGGTTGCCCATCGCGCCTTCGATCTCGGGCATGAAGGCGATTTCGCCGATCTCTCCCAGGAGCTCCCGATACCAGGCGAAGATCTGCCGCTTCTTACGGATCCGTTCGGGCAATACTTCCATCTGCCCCACCCCGATGGCCGCCAAAACATTGCTCATGCGGTAGTTGTACCCCAGCTCCTCGTGCTCGTACCAGGGGAAGGGCTCTCTGGCCTGGGTGGCGAGCTTTCTGGCATGGGCGATCGCCTCCTCGTCGTCGCTGACCAGCATCCCCCCGCCGCTGGTGGTGATGATCTTGTTGCCGTTGAAGGAGTAGATTCCGAAACGTCCGAAGGTCCCGGTCTGCCGCCCGTGCAGCGTGGCTCCCAGGCTCTCCGCCGCATCTTCGATCAAGGTCACGCCGTGGGCTTCGCAGATCTCGGCGATCTTGTCGACCTTGGCACTCTGGCCGTAGAGATGGGTCAGCACGAAGGCTTTGGGCCGCTCCCGGACGATCGCCTCCTCCACCCGTTTGGGATCGGCGTTCCAGCTCTCGTCGCAGTCGACGAAAACCGGCTCGGCTCCCTGATAGAGAATCGGGGCCACCGAGCCGATGAAGGTGAAGGTGGAGGCGAGCACCCGGTCCCCCTCCCCCACGCCGGCGAGCCGCAGCGCCAGATGGACCGCCGCCGTCGCTGAACTGAGCGCCGCCGCAGCCTTTACCCCGGCGAAGGAAGCGACCGTCCCTTCGAAACGATCCACGAAGGCCCCCAGCGGTGCGATGTAGTTGCTCGCGAAAACTTCCTGGATATACCGAAGCTCGTTGCCGCCCATGTGGGGCGGGGAGAGAAAGAGCTTTTTCTTCATGCACCGCTCCTGATCGTTCGGTAGATGATTTCGAGATCTTTCACAAACGACCAATGTTTGACATAGGCTTTGTTGATGCGCACCTTGTCGGGCCAGATCACTTCACGGTTGTAGCGTTCCGGATCTTTCTGCTTCGTCAATATCTCTTCCTCGTTGCGGTATTTGAGTGTCGCGGGGCCGGTAATGCCGGGCCTGACGGAGAGAACGAGACGGTCTTCCCCTTCCAGGCGGTCGGCGAAACCCGGAACATCGGGCCGCGGGCCGACCAGGCTCATATCTCCGACCAGCACGTTAAAAAGCTGCGGAAGCTCGTCGATTTTGGTGCGCCTGAGAAACCTCCCCGATCTGGTAATGCGCACATCATCCGCCGTCGTGACCGTCGTATCGACCGAAGAGGAGGGTTTCATCGTTTTGAGCTTGACCACCCTGAAGCGTTTTCCGTCCTTTCCGATTCTCTCCTGCAGAAAAAAGCCGTTGCTGCGGGTTTCCCAGGAAGCGGCAATCCATCCTGCCGCGATGACGGGCCACAACAGCAGCAACCCCGCCGCGGCCACCCCCACATCGAAACATCTTTTGACGAAACGGTCTGTGCGCGTCATAACTTCAGTCGATACACCTTCGCCCAGGGAGAACTTTCGACCAGCTCGAAGAGATCATCGTCATAGTTGCCCAGAACGAAAAGCTGGACATAGAGAGAGTTGTACATCGCCTCATCGACCAGAAGGAAAGTATTGTAGCTTTTCATATAGATCAGGGAGAGCCGGGCTTCGGGATTGATGTTCTGCACCTGCGTCCGGTTGATACCCCCCCGTACGAGGGCGGTCGTAACGAACCTACGAAGCTGTGTTTTCTTTTTGCCTATCGAAAGCAGCCCGTTCTTTTTGTCGAGCCTGATGCCGTTGGCGAAGACCAGGGCATCGGGGCTGTTTCTGAACCGGTTCATCTTCAGGAAAAATTTCCGAGGAAGCCGCTCGCCCGTGGTGAGGTCGAGGTTGCTGAAAACCGCGACGGTGGGGAAGATTTCCAGCATCCGATAGGGAAGATAGAAGAAAATATCACGGCTCTTCGGAGGCAGTTTCACGGGTGAGGTTTCCCCGAGCCGTGCCAGAAATTCGCGGGGATCGGTCTGGTCTTTCTGTTTGTTCCCGAAAAGGGTGTCCGCAACGACTTTGTATCCCGACGAGACATAGGTTTCGACCGCGATACGGCTGAGCCGCGCCGCCTCCAACTGGGAGTCGGTGGTGAGAATTTCGGAAACGATGAAATTGTCGTGGTCGTGCTTTCCTCCGTCGATCAGTGTATTTTTGTCGGCATAGTACCAGATCGGATAGCCGTAATCCCACCATGTCAGGACATAATCTTTCTCGCTCCCTTTTTTCCTGAGCGCGTCAAGCAGCGCCACCTCTTTGTTCGTAAAAACCGTAGGAACCCTGTATCCGAGAATATGGGTAATATTGGGCCAAATCGCCAGAAAGGTGAGCAGGGCCATCACTCCGAAGCGGGCCTTTTCATTCCGGACAAAACCGGCGACAAGATAGACAAGATAGACCAGGCTGATCGCCGCTACCGGAACGGCATAGACGGTAAAGCGCAAACCACCCCAGAGTGAAAAGATACCGATACCGATGAGAGGCAGGGAGATAACGAAGGATCGATGGCGCATGATCAGCAGAATGTATCCGATCAGCGCCGCGAAAAGTCCTGGAACGGAGCCGCTGATTCTTTTGGCCATCAGGTCAAAAGGAATTTTGCCCGCTTCACGTACCGTGGCGTTGACCTGGAAAAAGTGCAGGCCGCCGCTCTCTTCCCCCCGGATGGCATAGGATGCCACCTTGTGCCAGATGAGAGGGAAAACATCTCCCAGCCAGAGAAAAAGAAGCACCGCCGCGGCGGCGGCGATCTTCTCCTGCAGCGGATCCGTCCGCTCTTTTTCAAACGCCCAAAAGACTCCCGCTATCAGCAGGACCTTGACGGGCCAATAGATATGAAAAAGCGCAATCGCGATGATGACGATGGAGCGGTAGGTGAATCGCTCTTTCGGATGGAAAACCACCATATAGAGCATGTACATGATGCCCATGGCATAGACGATCGAGAGCCCCTGATCATAAAGAAACGGGTAAAGAATAATCGTTGCCGCCGCCAGAAGCAGATGGGTAGTGTCCTCCTTTTCGATAGACGCAAGCAGAAAATAGAGAATGAACATGGGCGCCATCGCGGAGAACATATCGGTATCGTAATAGCCCGTCATGGTCCGGTTGTAGTAACTCCACGCGATGGAACCGAGCAGTGCGGCGAAAAAGCCCATCAGCGTCGAACCGTAGAGCCGTCCTATCAATATAACGGGAATAACGACCAGACTCGAAACCACCGTCGGCATATACAAAATGGCGGTATCCAGCGAAACCGGCAGTACTTTTGTCGCCAGCCACGTAAAGAAGGTGGTTGCGGTATACCAGATATCGGGGACTCTCGGGTTGTACTGCAGAGTTCCGAAAAGCTGTTTCTGTACACCGGAAGCGAAATAGTACCCGTCATTGGTGTTGATCATCAACTGACCGTTCCAGAAAAACTCCGGATGTGTGCCGGCCCACTGCACCCAGACAAGACGCATGGCGACACTGAAGAGATAGGCGATCAGAATCAGAACGAGGGTCTGCTGACGACCGAGGTTTTCATTTTTCATGGCTCTTTTTCCGTTTCTTTGTTATCATCAATTTCA
It encodes the following:
- a CDS encoding sugar transferase is translated as MTRTDRFVKRCFDVGVAAAGLLLLWPVIAAGWIAASWETRSNGFFLQERIGKDGKRFRVVKLKTMKPSSSVDTTVTTADDVRITRSGRFLRRTKIDELPQLFNVLVGDMSLVGPRPDVPGFADRLEGEDRLVLSVRPGITGPATLKYRNEEEILTKQKDPERYNREVIWPDKVRINKAYVKHWSFVKDLEIIYRTIRSGA
- a CDS encoding STT3 domain-containing protein, which encodes MKNENLGRQQTLVLILIAYLFSVAMRLVWVQWAGTHPEFFWNGQLMINTNDGYYFASGVQKQLFGTLQYNPRVPDIWYTATTFFTWLATKVLPVSLDTAILYMPTVVSSLVVIPVILIGRLYGSTLMGFFAALLGSIAWSYYNRTMTGYYDTDMFSAMAPMFILYFLLASIEKEDTTHLLLAAATIILYPFLYDQGLSIVYAMGIMYMLYMVVFHPKERFTYRSIVIIAIALFHIYWPVKVLLIAGVFWAFEKERTDPLQEKIAAAAAVLLFLWLGDVFPLIWHKVASYAIRGEESGGLHFFQVNATVREAGKIPFDLMAKRISGSVPGLFAALIGYILLIMRHRSFVISLPLIGIGIFSLWGGLRFTVYAVPVAAISLVYLVYLVAGFVRNEKARFGVMALLTFLAIWPNITHILGYRVPTVFTNKEVALLDALRKKGSEKDYVLTWWDYGYPIWYYADKNTLIDGGKHDHDNFIVSEILTTDSQLEAARLSRIAVETYVSSGYKVVADTLFGNKQKDQTDPREFLARLGETSPVKLPPKSRDIFFYLPYRMLEIFPTVAVFSNLDLTTGERLPRKFFLKMNRFRNSPDALVFANGIRLDKKNGLLSIGKKKTQLRRFVTTALVRGGINRTQVQNINPEARLSLIYMKSYNTFLLVDEAMYNSLYVQLFVLGNYDDDLFELVESSPWAKVYRLKL
- the pglE gene encoding UDP-N-acetylbacillosamine transaminase; the encoded protein is MKKKLFLSPPHMGGNELRYIQEVFASNYIAPLGAFVDRFEGTVASFAGVKAAAALSSATAAVHLALRLAGVGEGDRVLASTFTFIGSVAPILYQGAEPVFVDCDESWNADPKRVEEAIVRERPKAFVLTHLYGQSAKVDKIAEICEAHGVTLIEDAAESLGATLHGRQTGTFGRFGIYSFNGNKIITTSGGGMLVSDDEEAIAHARKLATQAREPFPWYEHEELGYNYRMSNVLAAIGVGQMEVLPERIRKKRQIFAWYRELLGEIGEIAFMPEIEGAMGNRWLTTLTFERTDPMKVMAALEEEAIESRPLWKPMHLQPLFGNARRYGGEMSEKLFARGLCLPSGTAMEREDVERVVSVIKDAVC